Proteins from a single region of Labedella gwakjiensis:
- a CDS encoding sodium:solute symporter family protein, with translation MIVEIWIGYGGVVVFFAVIVLVLERSKRSATGFSDYATAGRSFGPFYSTMAFINTWLPGTIFIAFAGYAASAGVAGFYFVPYSLLAVVLMFFLAKPVHRWGKRFDLRTQADLLGLRYGSKPVRVIAAVIGIVASFPWLVLGMQSLTYVFSYLSFGVVPATVAVFIGIFVIVVRQIWTVRLGARGIVISDMVQGIVAYGIGTLIAFGLLVWLLGNGHGFDRIDPAFTTIPGPDSAVGGLYFFSLVLTGALGAWSWPDIFVRLFTSNGTATIKRSAVQAAPIILVFGSAVSLFAIAASTYPGVSEAPDAVWFIVASIGGPVVLTLAGLCVLAGTMGNVGANLQALGTQAANDIVGVARGSRVENPRVGQISVAVLAIVAAIFALSTATSSAGLVQLAQISYQGIVQLAPTLFFGIFWRRGTATGAAAAMIAGFVTAGVLQFFFPLSIPALGGMTSGVAALIVNALVYVGFAFLAPASAAERARVDRLFDTLAAPDHDQVAQSADPALEETAR, from the coding sequence CGGGGTTCAGCGACTACGCCACGGCCGGGCGCTCGTTCGGCCCGTTCTACTCCACGATGGCCTTCATCAACACGTGGCTCCCCGGCACGATCTTCATCGCGTTCGCGGGCTATGCCGCCTCGGCCGGTGTCGCCGGGTTCTACTTCGTGCCGTATTCGCTGCTCGCGGTCGTGCTGATGTTCTTCCTCGCGAAGCCCGTGCACCGTTGGGGCAAGCGCTTCGACCTGCGCACCCAGGCCGATCTCCTCGGGCTGCGCTACGGCTCGAAGCCCGTGCGGGTGATCGCGGCCGTGATCGGCATCGTCGCGTCGTTCCCGTGGCTCGTCCTCGGCATGCAGTCGCTCACCTACGTGTTCAGCTACCTGTCGTTCGGCGTCGTCCCCGCGACCGTCGCCGTCTTCATCGGCATCTTCGTGATCGTCGTGCGACAGATCTGGACCGTCCGCCTGGGAGCCCGCGGCATCGTCATCAGCGACATGGTGCAGGGAATCGTCGCCTACGGGATCGGAACGCTCATCGCGTTCGGCCTGCTCGTGTGGCTCCTGGGGAACGGACACGGCTTCGACCGGATCGACCCGGCCTTCACGACCATCCCCGGACCGGACAGCGCGGTCGGCGGGCTCTACTTCTTCTCGCTCGTGCTGACGGGCGCTCTCGGGGCGTGGAGCTGGCCGGACATCTTCGTGCGGCTCTTCACCTCGAACGGGACCGCGACGATCAAGCGCTCGGCCGTGCAGGCCGCCCCCATCATCCTCGTCTTCGGCAGCGCCGTCTCGCTCTTCGCGATCGCCGCCTCCACCTACCCGGGCGTCTCGGAGGCGCCGGACGCCGTGTGGTTCATCGTGGCGAGCATCGGCGGACCTGTCGTGCTCACGCTCGCGGGGCTCTGCGTCCTCGCGGGCACGATGGGCAACGTGGGTGCCAACCTGCAGGCCCTCGGCACCCAGGCGGCCAACGACATCGTGGGCGTCGCCCGCGGCTCCCGCGTGGAGAACCCGCGCGTCGGCCAGATCTCGGTGGCCGTGCTCGCGATCGTCGCCGCGATCTTCGCGCTCAGCACCGCGACGAGCTCCGCGGGGCTCGTCCAGCTCGCCCAGATCTCGTACCAGGGCATCGTGCAACTCGCTCCGACGCTGTTCTTCGGCATCTTCTGGCGACGGGGAACGGCGACCGGTGCGGCGGCGGCGATGATCGCCGGATTCGTCACGGCCGGCGTGCTGCAGTTCTTCTTCCCGCTCTCGATACCGGCCCTCGGGGGAATGACGTCGGGTGTCGCCGCGCTCATCGTCAACGCGCTCGTCTACGTGGGCTTCGCGTTCCTCGCGCCGGCCTCCGCCGCCGAGAGGGCACGAGTCGACCGCCTCTTCGACACGCTCGCGGC